The Bacillus sp. Y1 genome includes the window ATCTTCACTCGGCGGACGTTCGATTAATAAGAGATTTGACTTAGTAGGACTGTGCTCTGTTAACAATGGGGCAAAGGTGACAGCTAAAATGATCGCTAGTAACACAAAGACTCCCATGACAGCGAGCTTATTTTTCAAAAATCGTTTTAATGCGATTCGAAAAGGACTATTTCCTTTATCTGGTTTAACAGGCACCTCTAGGTTCGTATCCATCGCTTCTTGCTGTTTTAGTTCCATATTACTCACCTCAATCGTAGCGGATTCGTGGGTCAACAATACTGTAGAAAATATCAGCTAATAAATTCCCGAGGAGAATGAAAAATCCTAACATTAGATTAATGGCCATGATGACAGGATAATCACGATTCCCAATAGAACTTAAGAACAATGTTCCTATTCCCGGATATTGAAATACCCCTTCAGTTATAACTGCACCACTCAATAATGCCCCAATTTCAAACCCTAACAGTGTAATAATTGGAATTAATGCATTGCGCAAGGTATGTTTGTACAAGACATTACGATCTGTCATTCCTTTTGCTCGTGCCGTCCGTATATAATCACTTCCAAGCACGTCCAATACTTCAGAACGCATGAATCTCATGTAGGAGGCTGTACCAGCTAATCCGAGAGTTAAACCTGGCAAAATTAAATGTTGAAGTTTATTAAAAAATAGCTCAATCCCTGTAAGCCCAGGGCTCGATACAGATCCCTGTGAAGGCAACCACCCTAGTTGAATAGAAAAAATATAGATAGCTACTAAGCCGAAAAAGAAATTCGGTACAGCTAATCCGAAAAAACCGAACGTTGTTGCACCATAATCCAGAATCGAATATGGTTTTCTTGCAGAGTATATTCCAATTGGAATCGAAACAATGATCGTAATAAAAAGTGTAAAAATTCCTAAATAAAACGTGTTTCCTATTCTTTCAGCAATAAGATCAGATACATCTCTACCCTTAAAAATAAATGATTTTCCAAAGTCCCCCTGCAATACATCTTTCAACCAATTCCAATATTGAACATGAATAGGATCATTTAGGCCAAGAGCTTCTTTTTGCTTCTCAAATACTTCCGGATCAATATTTGGATCAAAAATCTTTCCCGAGATTGGATCACCTGGAGCCGCCTGTATCAAAGCAAAAACAATAATTGTTAAAGCTAAAAGCATCGGAATGAATATGAGTACCCTTCTTATTAAGTATTTATACACCGTTCCCCCTCCATTCTTACAGAATAAGAAAAGAGCGCGGCATAATTACCGATCACTCTTTTCTCTATTCAACAATTGTTATTCCGTTACGTACCAGAGATGAGTATCGTTTAAGAACGAGTATGGAAGTACATCGATTCCTTGAAGACGTTTGTTATGAGCCCATAAGCTATTTGCAGCATATAGGATCACGCTTGGTAGATCTTCACCGAACTCAACTTGCCACTCACTATACTTTTGTTTACGGTAATCTTGTTCAAATGCATCTGGAGGAGTGAATGCATCCTTTAACAATTGATCTGCTTCAGGATTATTCCAGCGAGAATAGTTATAACCTGCCATAGATGACCATAATCCACTTGGATCCGGATCTGTACTATCTAAGCTCCAACCAATTAAGTATAAATCCCAGTCTTGGCTGTTCTTTTCTAAATCTTCAAAGTAGGCTGCTGCTTCCTTCGGCTGGCGAAGGTCGATGCTGATTCCTACCTCTTCTAGGAACTCTTCAATAATCGGAGCAGAACGCTCACGAATTTGATTTCCTAGTGGATAATTCAAGTTAAGTACCCATTCCTTGCCGTTAGGATCTTCGCGGAAACCATCTCCGTTTACATCCTTGTAACCAGCCTCATCAAGTAGAGCTTCTGCCTTTTCAGGGTCAAACTCATATTGATTTGGTGTTGTATCGTCATAAGCCCAGAATTGAGTTGCAATTGGTGAATTTTGAACAATTCCGCGTCCATACAATAAACCATCTACTAAACCTTGACGGTTAATTGCATACGCAATCGCTTGACGGACTTTTTGGTCTTTAAGCTTTTCATTAACTGTCCAGTTAGCTGGATTAATTGTGCCAGCTTCTGAATCTTCCTTAGAACGATGATTATGCATCAATCCCATCGTCTGGTATCCAAAGTCAGGTTGCTCAACAATTTCAACATTTTCAAGGGCATCAACTGTTTCATAGTCAGCAGCTTGGAAACCGTTGGGATCGGCAACAAAATCAATTTCACCGTTTTCAAGTAAACCTAAGATAACAGCTTGGTCAACGACCTTCCAGATGACGCTATCAAGCTTAGGCTCTCCTTGCCAATAATCAGCAAATTTCTTAAGTACATATTGCTCTCCTTGCACCATTTCACTAAATTGGAATGGCCCAGTACCAATTACTTCACCAGGATTACGTGAAGCACCAGCTTCCGGAATTTCCGCAACAGGAATATCTTTGAAGATATGTTCAGGAATAATCATAAAGCTAGCATCAGATAGCGCCAACACGTTTGGTTGAGCAAACTTAAACGTAACTGTATGATCATCAACAGCAACAACCCCTTGGAAATCAGTTGTCTTTCCTGTTGAAAACTCCTCATACCCTACCAATCTTTCAACATATTGCGTACGAACTCCACCCGCTTCTACATAACCTGGGCTCGCAATGGTTTTATAAGTAAATACCACGTCGTTAGCAGTAAATGGTTCCCCATCATGCCATTTTGCATTTTCATCTAATTTAAAGGTGACTTCAGTTTGATCATCATTGAATGTCCACTCTTTCGCTAGGTTCGGAATAAAATCAAGGTTCTTATCTTGCGTAAGTAGCCCTTCATGTGTAAATGATAAAATATTAGATTCATAGGCCTCTGTGTAAAAAATAGGGTTAAATAAACCTGTTGGAGCTGTATCCATTGCCCCAACTACCGTACCTCCACTTACCGGGTCCTTTTCACTCGATCCTTCATTCTCTGATGAAGCAGGTTCTTTGTTTCCTGAGCATGCTGCCAGTACACCAAAAACTAGTATAAGCATTAGCATGATCAACCAACTTTTCTTTGCCTTCATTCCATTCACCCCTCTTATAATCTTTAACATTTTTGTCTAAATAAACCAGTTAAAAAGCGCACACCACCTCCTTAAGTGCATAAGCAAATGCACTTATTTGCCTGTATAAAGGTGGCAGGCTACTAGATGGCCATTCCCCACCTCTGTAAGCTCGGGACGCACCTCAGAGCATTTCTCATGAACCATCGGACAACGAGTACGAAACGTACAGCCTGACGGTGGATTTGATGGACTTGGTAAGTCACCTTTTAATATGATTTTTTCTTTTTTGTGTAGTATGTCTGTGGATGGAACTGCTGATAGAAGTGCTTGTGTGTATGGATGTAATGGAGTTTCGTAGAGGTTCTTCTTCGGCGCTATTTCCGCAATGCGACCTAAGTACATTACTGCCACTCTGTCGCTAATGTGTTTTACAACGCTTAAGTCATGGGCGATAAATAAATAAGTTAAGTTAAATTCGTCCTGTAAGTCGGCCATCAAGTTTAGTACCTGGGCTTGTATCGAAACGTCCAATGCAGAGACTGGCTCGTCACAAATAACAAATTTCGGATTCAAGGTTAGTGCTCTTGCAATACTTATACGCTGCCTTTGTCCACCAGAAAATTCATGTGGGTACTTAAATCGATCTTCTGATCGAAGACCAACCTTTTCTAAAAGACTGATCGTCTTCTCTTTTCGTTCTTCCTTAGTTAAGTTCGTTTGAACGATTAATGGTTCTTCAATTAATTCGGACACACTCATTTTGGGATTTAACGAGGCGAATGGATCTTGGAAAACAATTTGCATATCTCTCCGAATGGGTCGAAGCTTCCGGTATCTCATTTTTGTTATATCTTGGTCCTCAAAGACGATTTGTCCATCAGTCGGATCCATTAAGCGAAGCAAAACTCTACCAAGTGTTGATTTTCCAGAGCCTGACTCACCAACGATCCCTAGTGTTTCTCCCCTTAATACACTAAGACTAACGTCGTCAACTGCTTTGACATGTCCAATTGTATGCTTAAGGATTCCACCCTTGATGGGAAAGTACTTCTTAATATTTTTCGCCTGAAGTATGTAATCTTGATCTGTATGTATCCTTGTTACTGTTTCGATGACTGACAATTTCACACTCCCCCTTATTCATACAGGTAACATCGGACTCGATGACTTTCTTCTGCATCCGTTTCATACAGTGACGGGTTTTTATCCCGGCATTTGCTCATCACCTTTGGACAGCGATCTGAGAACCTGCAACCAACTGGAAAGCGATGCGCAGGAGGAACAGTGCCTTTAATCGCGCCAAGTCGATCAACTTCTTTCTCTAGACTTGGCAAACTGTCAAGCAATCCCATAGTATACGGATGTTTTGGTGACAGAAATAGTTTTTCAATCGTTGTTTCTTCAACTATTTGGCCGCCATACATCACCATGATTCGGTCCGCATATTCAGCCACTACACCTAAATCATGCGTGATTAACAATACAGCCATGTTAAATTTCTTTTTCATTTCATCCATCAAGTCTAAAATTTGAGCTTGAATGGTAACATCAAGAGCAGTTGTCGGCTCATCAGCTATTAATAGCTTCGGATCACAAGAAATAGCGATAGCAATCATAGCACGCTGACGCATTCCACCCGAAAGTTGGTGTGGATATTCCTTCATCGTTTCCTCAGCACGCGGAAAACCAACGACCTTTAGGAGCTCAATTGCTCGTAATCTCGCTTCATTTTTGGTCATTTTTTTATGGCGAATTAAAGTCTCTATAATTTGATTTCCAATAGTAAAAACAGGATTTAAGGCGGTCATCGGTTCCTGAAAGATCATACCGATTTCCTTTCCACGAACATTCGTCATTTGCTTATCGTTAAGCCCGACCAGATCCTTACCACCGAAAAAAATTCGACCATCTTCAATTTTACCTGGCTTATTAATTAACTTCATAATGGAGAGGGAAGTAATACTCTTTCCACTCCCTGATTCCCCAACGAGAGCAACGGTTTCCCCAGGCCTGATATAAAAATCCACTCCATCAACGGCTTTTGCTACTGCTTTATTTTCTAAGTAAAAATAAGTTTTTAATCCACTAACCTCCAACAATTTCACATCTGACATCAACACACCTCCCGATTACCTTAGAAAAAATAGACTGAGTATCCGTCCTTCTTGAAAGAAAGTATACTATTATGTATAAATTTTTTCAATATATAGAATGTTAAAATTAGTTGCAATTGTTAGAAATATTGTGATATTTTCTGACAAAAGATTCACTTCAGTACATCAATGCTTTACATAAAAAAAGACATTTCCTTACAAAGGAACTGTCTAATGAACAAAAATTATTGGCAATTAAAATTATATAGAAATAGAAAAAAACGCTATAGAAATGACATCGTCACTTTCTATAGCGTAATATGTATTTATTGGTGTGTAAATGGCGTCCCAGGAGAGATTCGAACTCCCGACCGTACGCTTAGAAGGCGTATGCTCTATCCGGCTGAGCTACTGGGACATGTTTTCTTTAGGACATTTTTTATTATATTCGGCTTATTATAAAAAGTCAACACTTTAAATCAAAAATATTATTTCACTATTCAAAGGAGATTTCTCTCCTTCGAATAGTATATGATGAAAGTGATTATTTGTGAAGTTGAAAGCTTTGTCGAAGTTGTACTATTTCTCCTTGGTCAAAATCATACACATGAAAATCGACTTCTTGTTCTGTTAAGTTTAAAACCACATACGTCCTCTCATTGCGCCCTCTTGGAAGCCGCAAGCTGCCAGGATTTAAAAACAAACAATTACCGATCTTTTCAATTCCTAATAGATGAGAATGGCCAAAGCAAACGATATTAGCATCCACTTCTTCTGCTTTATATTTTAAATTCATTAAGGTAGATTTCACATTATATAAATGGCCATGTGTCACTAGAAATTTCGTTCCCTTAAAATCAATAATCTCATCATGATGAAACAATGACTCGTAATCACAATTTCCCCTTACTACAACGAATTGGTCAATGGCCTCATCATTTTTTGAAAGCTCAGAATCACCACAATGAATAAATTTTTCGACATCCTTATGCCGCTTCTTTAATTCATTCAATTCTTCCGTTAACCCGTGACTATCACTTACAATAAGCACCTTTGACATCGGACTACTCTCCCTTAAACACTTCTGGTAGTAGCTTTGCTAAATTACTCAAGGCTACAGCACGATGGCTTATCTTACTTTTTTCCTCAGGTAAAAGCTCTGCCATCGCTCTATTTCTCTCTTTTACAAAAAATATAGGGTCATACCCAAAGCCATGAGTCCCTCGCTTCTCATCTAAAATCACACCCTCACAAGTACCATGTACTGTGACCGTTTCTTGACCCGGGACAGCAAGTGCTAAGGCGCAATAAAAACGCGCCGTGCGCTTTGAGGGCTCAACTCCATTTAACTCGCTTAACACTTTCGTCATATTGTCTTCATCGCTCTTTTGTTCCCCTGCATAACGAGCAGAGTAAACACCTGGTCTCCCGTCTAGTGCATCAATAACAAGTCCTGAATCATCAGCAATAACAGCTCGATTCAATTGCTTTGAAACCGTTTCTGCCTTTATAATGGCATTTTCCTCAAAGGTCGTTCCGTTCTCTTCTATATCCTCAATCTCCTCATAATCAAGGAGAGTTTTCACTTGAAACCCGAGAGGCTCAAACATCCTTACGAATTCTTTGGCCTTTCCACTATTCTTTGTTGCTATGATTACTTCGTTCATTTCTTCGCACCTTTTTTAACCCTTGCTTCCTCAATTTTCTCAACAACCGCTTCACCTAACACGCTCTTTTGTGCTTCGAAAAGCTCCATAATTCCACTTTGAGCAATTTTCAACAAATCCTGAAGTTCATTGTAAGAGAATGTTGATTCTTCACCCGTTCCTTGGAGCTCAACAAATTCACCATTCCCTGTCATTACCACATTCATATCAACTTGCGCCGCAGAGTCTTCGATATAGTTGAGATCAAGTACAATTTCCTTGTTTTCAAGTATTCCAACACTTGTAGCTGCGAGGAAATCAACCACTGGATACTTTGAAAGCTTTCTATCTTTATGCAATTTATTCAGAGCGTGGGCCATTGCAACAAACGCTCCTGTTATGGAAGCAGTCCTAGTACCACCGTCTGCTTGGATAACATCACAGTCGATCCATACTGTTCTTTCACCAATTGCTTCAAGATCAACGACTGCTCTTAGTGCTCTTCCAATCAGCCTCTGGATTTCCATTGTTCTTCCTGAAACCTTGCCTTTTGATGACTCACGTATATTTCTTGTTTGTGTTGCCCTTGGCAGCATGGAATACTCTGCCGTAATCCATCCTTTCCCTTCTCCTCTCATAAAAGGAGGGACGCGCTCCTCTATACTAGCCGTACATATTACCTTAGTATCACCAACAGTAATTAGTACGGACCCTTCTGGATGGATAAGATATTCAGTATCAATATGTATAGGGCGTATCTCAGATGCCTGACGACCATCAGTCCTCACAATATTTCCTCCTTTGAAAGACTACTTTTAAAATGATGAAATCCAAATAAAGAAGAGGCGGATAACCGGCCTCCTCAACTTGGTCACTATATAGTATATCAAAAAACAATTTATTAAAAACTACCTGTATTCACATTTTCTGGGCGCGTCACAGGCTCGGAAAGCTTTTCACCCTTATCATTTACCAGTTCAGCCTTTCCATTCACCGTTACAGCAACACTCTCAATTCCCTTTTGTTCTGTTAACGAAAGGACGAGTGAATTTAAAATATGATCAGAAACAATTTTCTCTTCTGAACTATTTAAAATAGACTCATTAAAGTTTAATGTTACCTTGCCGTCCTCTACAACCGGCTTATCTAA containing:
- a CDS encoding ABC transporter permease, which produces MYKYLIRRVLIFIPMLLALTIIVFALIQAAPGDPISGKIFDPNIDPEVFEKQKEALGLNDPIHVQYWNWLKDVLQGDFGKSFIFKGRDVSDLIAERIGNTFYLGIFTLFITIIVSIPIGIYSARKPYSILDYGATTFGFFGLAVPNFFFGLVAIYIFSIQLGWLPSQGSVSSPGLTGIELFFNKLQHLILPGLTLGLAGTASYMRFMRSEVLDVLGSDYIRTARAKGMTDRNVLYKHTLRNALIPIITLLGFEIGALLSGAVITEGVFQYPGIGTLFLSSIGNRDYPVIMAINLMLGFFILLGNLLADIFYSIVDPRIRYD
- a CDS encoding peptide-binding protein, which encodes MKAKKSWLIMLMLILVFGVLAACSGNKEPASSENEGSSEKDPVSGGTVVGAMDTAPTGLFNPIFYTEAYESNILSFTHEGLLTQDKNLDFIPNLAKEWTFNDDQTEVTFKLDENAKWHDGEPFTANDVVFTYKTIASPGYVEAGGVRTQYVERLVGYEEFSTGKTTDFQGVVAVDDHTVTFKFAQPNVLALSDASFMIIPEHIFKDIPVAEIPEAGASRNPGEVIGTGPFQFSEMVQGEQYVLKKFADYWQGEPKLDSVIWKVVDQAVILGLLENGEIDFVADPNGFQAADYETVDALENVEIVEQPDFGYQTMGLMHNHRSKEDSEAGTINPANWTVNEKLKDQKVRQAIAYAINRQGLVDGLLYGRGIVQNSPIATQFWAYDDTTPNQYEFDPEKAEALLDEAGYKDVNGDGFREDPNGKEWVLNLNYPLGNQIRERSAPIIEEFLEEVGISIDLRQPKEAAAYFEDLEKNSQDWDLYLIGWSLDSTDPDPSGLWSSMAGYNYSRWNNPEADQLLKDAFTPPDAFEQDYRKQKYSEWQVEFGEDLPSVILYAANSLWAHNKRLQGIDVLPYSFLNDTHLWYVTE
- a CDS encoding ABC transporter ATP-binding protein, coding for MSVIETVTRIHTDQDYILQAKNIKKYFPIKGGILKHTIGHVKAVDDVSLSVLRGETLGIVGESGSGKSTLGRVLLRLMDPTDGQIVFEDQDITKMRYRKLRPIRRDMQIVFQDPFASLNPKMSVSELIEEPLIVQTNLTKEERKEKTISLLEKVGLRSEDRFKYPHEFSGGQRQRISIARALTLNPKFVICDEPVSALDVSIQAQVLNLMADLQDEFNLTYLFIAHDLSVVKHISDRVAVMYLGRIAEIAPKKNLYETPLHPYTQALLSAVPSTDILHKKEKIILKGDLPSPSNPPSGCTFRTRCPMVHEKCSEVRPELTEVGNGHLVACHLYTGK
- a CDS encoding ABC transporter ATP-binding protein, giving the protein MSDVKLLEVSGLKTYFYLENKAVAKAVDGVDFYIRPGETVALVGESGSGKSITSLSIMKLINKPGKIEDGRIFFGGKDLVGLNDKQMTNVRGKEIGMIFQEPMTALNPVFTIGNQIIETLIRHKKMTKNEARLRAIELLKVVGFPRAEETMKEYPHQLSGGMRQRAMIAIAISCDPKLLIADEPTTALDVTIQAQILDLMDEMKKKFNMAVLLITHDLGVVAEYADRIMVMYGGQIVEETTIEKLFLSPKHPYTMGLLDSLPSLEKEVDRLGAIKGTVPPAHRFPVGCRFSDRCPKVMSKCRDKNPSLYETDAEESHRVRCYLYE
- a CDS encoding metallophosphoesterase, with translation MSKVLIVSDSHGLTEELNELKKRHKDVEKFIHCGDSELSKNDEAIDQFVVVRGNCDYESLFHHDEIIDFKGTKFLVTHGHLYNVKSTLMNLKYKAEEVDANIVCFGHSHLLGIEKIGNCLFLNPGSLRLPRGRNERTYVVLNLTEQEVDFHVYDFDQGEIVQLRQSFQLHK
- a CDS encoding XTP/dITP diphosphatase is translated as MNEVIIATKNSGKAKEFVRMFEPLGFQVKTLLDYEEIEDIEENGTTFEENAIIKAETVSKQLNRAVIADDSGLVIDALDGRPGVYSARYAGEQKSDEDNMTKVLSELNGVEPSKRTARFYCALALAVPGQETVTVHGTCEGVILDEKRGTHGFGYDPIFFVKERNRAMAELLPEEKSKISHRAVALSNLAKLLPEVFKGE
- the rph gene encoding ribonuclease PH; its protein translation is MRTDGRQASEIRPIHIDTEYLIHPEGSVLITVGDTKVICTASIEERVPPFMRGEGKGWITAEYSMLPRATQTRNIRESSKGKVSGRTMEIQRLIGRALRAVVDLEAIGERTVWIDCDVIQADGGTRTASITGAFVAMAHALNKLHKDRKLSKYPVVDFLAATSVGILENKEIVLDLNYIEDSAAQVDMNVVMTGNGEFVELQGTGEESTFSYNELQDLLKIAQSGIMELFEAQKSVLGEAVVEKIEEARVKKGAKK